From a region of the Teredinibacter turnerae genome:
- a CDS encoding PepSY-associated TM helix domain-containing protein, whose amino-acid sequence MTRHVFLLFHRYIGLLMAVFLIIAGVTGSAIAFYDELDAGLNPTLYQVEPPGTPPLSLDEIARKIDQQYLQGRAFIRYTKFPEKDDIAIRFYLLANHDPSTGEPYPLAFNWIFANPYTGEVLGTRTFGAWKLDSAHIMPLLWELHYSLTLPWPYGEWIFGAVALLWTLDCCMAVYLTFPRSRRKFFRQWPKAWSVNLRVGAARAIRDSHIAFSLWLWGMLFMLAVSGVMFNLNHQVYQPVLSKIVDYEHVHDTLPGATAEQKKHRISLETARQKAREYLQDWQAENSFTVYEEDSLTLDMRKYAYRYKVKSALDLPASYAQTAIYLSAADGRFLARSHPRVDTGNFISTWLGALHMGRVFGAWYQWVMFFMGIVVTLVTVSGVMIWWRKRRSGKPKGHN is encoded by the coding sequence ATGACCCGACACGTTTTTCTGTTGTTCCACCGCTACATCGGACTGCTGATGGCGGTGTTCCTGATTATTGCGGGCGTCACAGGTTCGGCGATCGCTTTTTACGACGAATTGGATGCGGGCCTTAATCCAACGCTTTATCAGGTTGAACCTCCCGGCACGCCGCCTTTGTCATTGGATGAGATCGCGCGAAAAATTGATCAACAATATCTGCAAGGCAGAGCGTTTATTCGCTACACCAAATTTCCCGAAAAAGACGATATTGCGATTCGATTTTATCTGCTTGCCAACCACGATCCCAGCACCGGAGAACCTTATCCGCTGGCGTTTAACTGGATTTTCGCCAATCCCTACACTGGCGAGGTATTGGGTACCCGCACTTTCGGCGCCTGGAAACTGGATAGCGCCCATATCATGCCATTACTGTGGGAGCTGCATTACAGCTTAACGCTGCCCTGGCCCTACGGTGAATGGATATTCGGCGCGGTGGCGTTACTCTGGACGCTCGATTGTTGCATGGCCGTGTACCTGACATTTCCCCGCAGCCGACGAAAATTTTTTCGCCAATGGCCAAAAGCGTGGAGCGTGAATTTGCGCGTGGGGGCCGCTCGGGCAATACGGGATAGCCATATTGCATTCAGTCTCTGGCTGTGGGGTATGCTGTTTATGCTCGCTGTCTCTGGTGTCATGTTTAATTTAAATCATCAGGTCTATCAGCCGGTGTTGTCGAAAATTGTCGATTATGAACATGTTCACGATACCCTCCCGGGAGCCACAGCGGAGCAAAAAAAACACCGAATTTCGTTGGAAACGGCCAGGCAAAAAGCGCGAGAATATCTGCAGGACTGGCAGGCAGAAAATAGCTTTACTGTTTATGAGGAAGACTCACTCACCCTCGATATGCGCAAATACGCCTACCGCTATAAAGTTAAGAGCGCGCTCGACCTACCGGCCAGTTACGCTCAAACGGCCATTTACCTGAGTGCGGCTGATGGCCGTTTTCTCGCCCGTTCTCATCCGCGCGTGGATACCGGCAATTTTATTTCCACCTGGCTCGGTGCTCTACACATGGGCCGCGTTTTTGGCGCCTGGTATCAATGGGTGATGTTTTTTATGGGAATTGTCGTCACGCTCGTGACCGTGAGCGGAGTGATGATTTGGTGGCGAAAGCGTCGCTCAGGAAAGCCCAAAGGGCACAACTAA
- the purD gene encoding phosphoribosylamine--glycine ligase translates to MKVLIIGSGGREHALAWKAAQSETVEKVFVAPGNAGTATEAKMENVPIDVMAFDELLNFATENAIQLTIVGPEAPLVDGLVDKFAAAGLACFGPGKGAAQLEGSKSFTKDFLARHKIPTADYQTFTNEDDALTYLREKGAPIVVKADGLAAGKGVIVAEDLATAEAAVKDMLSGNAFGDAGCRVVIEEFLQGEEASFIVIADGENVLPMATSQDHKRAGDGDTGLNTGGMGAYSPAPVVTAEVYQRVMDEVIMPTIRGMAAEGNSYTGFLYAGLMITADGTPKVIEYNCRFGDPETQPIMLRLKSDLVQLCQAALDKTLASHNTEWDDRPAVGVVLAAGGYPGSYRKGDVISGLGEGESADAKVFHAGTSEADGKVVTNGGRVLCATALGNSVTEAQRNAYALAKHIDWNDVYMRTDIAYRAIARENS, encoded by the coding sequence ATGAAAGTACTGATTATTGGCTCCGGTGGCCGTGAACATGCACTCGCGTGGAAGGCCGCCCAAAGCGAAACTGTGGAAAAAGTGTTCGTTGCACCTGGCAACGCGGGTACAGCCACGGAAGCTAAAATGGAAAATGTTCCCATCGATGTCATGGCATTCGATGAGCTTCTCAACTTTGCCACCGAAAATGCCATCCAGCTCACCATCGTTGGCCCCGAGGCCCCGCTGGTAGACGGCCTGGTAGACAAGTTCGCTGCAGCCGGGCTCGCCTGCTTTGGCCCCGGCAAAGGCGCGGCACAGCTAGAGGGTTCCAAGTCGTTTACCAAAGACTTCCTCGCCCGCCACAAGATCCCGACCGCGGATTATCAAACCTTTACCAACGAAGATGACGCCCTCACCTACCTGCGCGAAAAAGGCGCGCCCATCGTGGTAAAAGCTGACGGCCTGGCGGCCGGTAAAGGCGTGATCGTCGCCGAAGACCTGGCCACAGCAGAAGCAGCCGTGAAAGATATGCTGTCGGGCAACGCGTTTGGCGACGCCGGCTGCCGCGTGGTTATCGAAGAATTCCTGCAAGGTGAAGAAGCGAGTTTTATTGTAATTGCCGATGGCGAAAACGTGTTGCCCATGGCCACCAGCCAGGACCACAAGCGCGCAGGCGACGGCGACACCGGCCTGAACACCGGCGGCATGGGCGCTTACTCCCCTGCGCCCGTGGTGACCGCTGAGGTATATCAGCGGGTCATGGACGAAGTCATTATGCCAACTATTCGCGGCATGGCGGCAGAAGGTAACAGCTATACCGGTTTTCTCTACGCCGGGCTGATGATTACCGCCGACGGTACCCCGAAAGTTATCGAGTACAACTGCCGCTTCGGCGACCCGGAAACCCAGCCCATTATGCTGCGTCTCAAAAGCGACCTGGTACAACTCTGCCAGGCAGCACTGGACAAAACCCTCGCCAGCCACAACACCGAGTGGGATGATCGTCCAGCTGTCGGCGTAGTATTGGCTGCAGGCGGTTACCCCGGCAGCTACCGCAAAGGTGACGTAATATCAGGTTTGGGTGAAGGCGAATCCGCGGACGCTAAAGTGTTTCACGCAGGCACCAGCGAAGCCGACGGCAAGGTAGTCACCAACGGCGGGCGCGTGCTCTGTGCCACGGCACTCGGCAACAGCGTCACCGAAGCCCAGCGCAACGCCTATGCCCTAGCGAAACACATCGACTGGAACGATGTGTACATGCGTACCGACATCGCGTATCGCGCAATAGCCAGAGAAAACAGTTAG
- the purH gene encoding bifunctional phosphoribosylaminoimidazolecarboxamide formyltransferase/IMP cyclohydrolase codes for MTNVTDFVNIRRALISVSDKTGIVEFAQTLSQQGVEILSTGGTYKLLQENGIPAIEISDYTGFPEMMSGRVKTLHPKVHGGILARRGTDDAVMAEHGINPIDMVVVNLYPFENTIANPDCDLPTAIENIDIGGPTMVRAAAKNFNDVAIVVNASSYATVTAEMAANNGAVSQATRFDLAVQAFEHTSAYDGAIANYLGQKVEGGEDSFPRTFNLQFEKVQGMRYGENPHQAAAFYKEANATEASITTAVQLQGKELSYNNVADTDAALETVKLFETPACVIVKHANPCGVAIGDSILEAYEKAFATDPESAFGGIIAFNRELDAETAAAIVEKQFVEVIIAPTVAPAASEVVSAKKNVRLLACGVWNNATSSGYDYKRVTGGLLIQDRDNGMVTEAELEVVTKRAPTEDEIRDLLFAWKVAKMVKSNAIVYAKNSQTIGVGAGQMSRVNSARIAAIKAEHAGFEVKGSVMASDAFFPFRDGIDNAASVGITAVIEPGGSMRDDEVIAAADEHDMAMVFTRMRHFRH; via the coding sequence ATGACCAACGTCACTGATTTCGTTAACATCAGACGTGCACTGATTAGTGTTTCCGATAAAACCGGCATTGTGGAATTTGCTCAGACACTCAGTCAGCAAGGCGTAGAAATACTCTCCACCGGCGGTACTTACAAACTGTTGCAAGAAAACGGCATTCCCGCCATCGAGATTTCCGACTACACCGGTTTTCCCGAAATGATGAGTGGCCGGGTTAAAACCCTTCACCCGAAGGTGCACGGCGGCATTCTCGCTCGCCGCGGCACCGATGATGCGGTTATGGCCGAGCACGGCATTAACCCTATCGATATGGTTGTGGTTAACCTCTACCCTTTCGAAAATACTATCGCCAACCCCGACTGCGATTTACCCACGGCAATCGAAAATATCGATATCGGCGGGCCGACCATGGTGCGTGCAGCAGCCAAAAACTTTAACGATGTCGCCATCGTAGTAAACGCCAGCAGCTATGCCACCGTCACCGCAGAAATGGCCGCCAACAACGGCGCAGTGAGCCAAGCCACCCGATTTGATCTGGCGGTGCAGGCATTCGAGCATACCTCCGCTTACGATGGTGCAATCGCAAATTACCTCGGCCAAAAAGTCGAAGGCGGCGAAGACTCCTTCCCTCGCACCTTTAACTTGCAGTTCGAAAAAGTACAGGGCATGCGCTACGGCGAAAACCCTCACCAGGCGGCGGCCTTCTACAAGGAAGCCAATGCCACTGAGGCGAGCATAACGACCGCTGTGCAACTGCAAGGCAAAGAGCTCTCGTACAACAACGTGGCTGATACTGACGCCGCATTAGAAACCGTCAAGCTGTTCGAGACCCCCGCCTGCGTTATCGTCAAGCACGCCAACCCCTGTGGCGTTGCGATTGGCGATAGCATCCTGGAAGCCTACGAAAAAGCCTTTGCCACCGACCCGGAATCCGCCTTCGGCGGCATTATCGCCTTCAACCGCGAACTGGATGCCGAAACCGCAGCAGCCATTGTCGAAAAGCAATTTGTGGAAGTGATTATCGCCCCGACAGTTGCCCCTGCCGCGAGCGAAGTGGTCAGCGCCAAGAAGAATGTCCGCCTGCTGGCCTGCGGTGTGTGGAATAACGCCACCAGCAGCGGCTACGACTACAAGCGCGTGACTGGCGGCCTGTTAATTCAGGATCGCGACAACGGCATGGTCACCGAAGCCGAGTTGGAAGTGGTAACTAAACGCGCGCCGACAGAAGACGAAATTCGCGACCTGTTGTTTGCGTGGAAAGTTGCCAAAATGGTTAAATCAAACGCCATTGTTTACGCCAAAAACAGCCAGACAATCGGCGTGGGCGCAGGCCAGATGAGCCGCGTAAACTCCGCCCGTATTGCAGCGATTAAAGCCGAGCACGCGGGTTTTGAGGTAAAAGGCTCCGTTATGGCTTCCGACGCCTTCTTCCCCTTCCGTGACGGCATAGACAACGCCGCCAGCGTTGGCATTACTGCGGTAATCGAGCCCGGTGGTTCCATGCGCGACGACGAGGTGATCGCCGCCGCAGACGAGCACGACATGGCCATGGTGTTCACCCGTATGCGCCATTTCCGTCATTAA
- the fis gene encoding DNA-binding transcriptional regulator Fis, with amino-acid sequence MNTADTLVREGARELSQPANSETYASSQEPSLRDCVEKAVSNYFQHLEGQDVSDVYDMVLAEVEAPMLEVVMKYTRHNQTRAAHVLGLNRGTLRKKLKQYGLL; translated from the coding sequence ATGAACACAGCGGATACGCTAGTACGAGAAGGCGCTCGGGAATTAAGCCAGCCGGCCAATAGCGAAACTTACGCTAGCAGCCAAGAGCCTTCCTTAAGGGATTGCGTAGAAAAAGCCGTATCTAACTATTTCCAACACCTTGAGGGACAGGACGTCTCCGATGTGTACGACATGGTACTCGCCGAAGTCGAAGCGCCTATGCTGGAAGTAGTTATGAAATATACCCGCCACAATCAAACCCGTGCTGCGCACGTTCTTGGCCTTAACCGAGGCACTTTGCGCAAGAAGCTCAAGCAATACGGTTTACTGTAA
- the dusB gene encoding tRNA dihydrouridine synthase DusB: MFHIGNYAITSIALLAPMAGVTDAPFRRICREMGAGLATSEMVTSDVNLWQSRKTRARLSALEQELAPVSVQIAGSEPQMMAQAAVAAVAQGAQIVDINMGCPAKKVCKKAAGSALLRDEALVDAITRTVVEAVDVPVTLKIRTGWDSSQRNAINIARIAENNGIQALAVHGRTRACRFNGTAEYDTIAQVVNSVAIPVIANGDIDSPAKARKVLQHTGAQAVMIGRAALGNPWMFGQIEQFLEQGETRELPATSEVCKTIERHLTDLTCFYGEEAGVRIARKHARWYLQGYRDAETFLKHFNTLNTLQSQLMAVRQFLERSVTHEENAA; this comes from the coding sequence TTGTTCCACATTGGCAATTACGCTATCACAAGCATCGCATTGCTGGCGCCCATGGCGGGGGTCACCGACGCACCTTTCCGACGTATTTGTCGCGAAATGGGCGCAGGTCTGGCCACTTCCGAAATGGTGACCAGCGACGTTAACTTGTGGCAAAGCCGCAAAACACGCGCTCGTCTGTCTGCTCTCGAACAGGAGCTGGCACCGGTGAGCGTGCAGATTGCCGGCAGCGAGCCTCAGATGATGGCCCAAGCGGCTGTCGCTGCGGTCGCGCAAGGCGCACAAATTGTCGACATCAATATGGGCTGCCCGGCAAAGAAAGTTTGCAAGAAGGCAGCAGGCTCAGCCCTCCTGCGCGATGAAGCGCTGGTGGACGCCATCACCCGGACAGTGGTAGAAGCTGTTGACGTACCTGTCACGCTCAAAATTCGCACCGGCTGGGACAGCTCCCAGCGCAACGCGATAAACATAGCCCGTATCGCCGAGAACAACGGCATACAGGCTCTGGCTGTTCACGGTCGCACCCGCGCCTGCCGCTTCAACGGCACGGCAGAGTACGACACCATTGCTCAGGTGGTGAACAGTGTGGCTATTCCCGTAATAGCCAACGGCGACATAGATTCGCCGGCCAAAGCCCGCAAGGTGTTACAGCACACCGGCGCACAAGCCGTCATGATCGGCCGCGCGGCACTGGGGAATCCCTGGATGTTCGGGCAAATAGAGCAGTTTTTGGAGCAGGGTGAAACTCGAGAACTTCCCGCCACTTCAGAGGTTTGCAAAACCATTGAACGGCATCTGACCGACTTAACCTGCTTCTATGGGGAAGAAGCAGGCGTTCGCATAGCGCGCAAGCACGCGCGCTGGTACCTGCAGGGGTATCGCGACGCTGAAACATTCCTCAAGCATTTTAATACGTTAAATACTCTTCAATCACAACTAATGGCCGTGCGTCAGTTTCTAGAACGGTCAGTAACACATGAGGAAAATGCAGCATGA
- a CDS encoding zinc-ribbon and DUF3426 domain-containing protein — protein MADSITRCPKCHTSFRITQAHLSSAKGAVRCGSCLNIFNAKEHLVAPGEDATPAESTPAKKPARPLTNKPKTTKPAPRTAAKRTPAVAPKPVPKPVPAAQNIRDDDDILISDDMDIDDNLGGEDDQFNHDHHDNIIYSKSLSSTKSNLFERTEEDDKDKNDDSKPDESWALSLLEDSEEDRPLPSFRKDSSKHVAVEDVRSAANRDATGEHRAITEHTPTPEEDEAQAFITENYPEMPPEQVEEEIRRSASAHQPVFTTMSDETPDEYVEREPEPDFSQPLIHAIEPEPVEFSYARSYTLLESNWLWAPLTLVAALTLIALVAWVNFDHYSRISPYRSYYTKACSVIGCELPALVSRKDIRAVNLVVRSHPAVDGAFIVDAVLQNTAEFDQPFPSLDLVFTDVGDKPVAARRFHPAEYLAGEMAGKTQMPSQKSVHIVLEIVDPGPDAVGYRIEIAK, from the coding sequence ATGGCAGATTCAATTACCCGCTGCCCAAAATGTCACACCTCGTTCCGTATCACCCAGGCACATCTCAGCTCAGCCAAGGGTGCGGTGCGTTGCGGCTCCTGTCTGAATATTTTTAACGCGAAAGAGCATTTGGTTGCCCCGGGAGAGGACGCCACACCAGCCGAATCCACGCCTGCCAAAAAGCCCGCACGCCCGCTAACCAACAAGCCGAAAACCACTAAACCAGCGCCTCGCACGGCGGCCAAGCGCACGCCCGCCGTAGCGCCCAAGCCTGTCCCCAAACCGGTTCCGGCGGCACAGAACATCCGCGACGACGATGATATTTTGATTAGCGACGATATGGATATCGACGACAATCTGGGTGGCGAAGACGATCAGTTTAATCACGATCACCACGACAACATCATTTACAGCAAAAGCCTCTCGTCGACGAAGTCTAATCTTTTCGAGCGCACGGAAGAGGACGATAAAGATAAAAATGATGACAGCAAGCCCGATGAGTCCTGGGCGCTGAGTCTCCTGGAAGATTCGGAAGAAGACAGGCCGCTGCCCAGTTTCCGCAAAGACAGCAGCAAGCATGTCGCCGTTGAGGATGTACGGAGCGCTGCCAACAGAGACGCAACGGGAGAGCACCGGGCCATCACCGAGCATACGCCCACGCCAGAAGAGGATGAAGCCCAGGCGTTTATCACGGAAAATTACCCCGAAATGCCACCAGAACAGGTGGAAGAAGAAATTCGACGCAGCGCCAGTGCCCATCAGCCCGTGTTCACCACCATGTCTGACGAGACACCGGATGAATACGTGGAACGCGAGCCGGAGCCGGACTTCAGCCAGCCGCTTATCCACGCCATTGAACCGGAACCGGTCGAATTTTCCTACGCCCGCAGCTACACGCTACTGGAATCCAATTGGTTGTGGGCACCGCTCACGCTGGTCGCCGCGCTAACCCTGATCGCTTTAGTGGCCTGGGTTAATTTCGATCATTACAGCCGAATTTCGCCTTACCGCAGCTATTACACTAAGGCCTGCTCTGTTATCGGCTGCGAGTTACCCGCATTGGTGAGCCGCAAAGATATACGCGCAGTTAACCTGGTGGTGCGTAGCCACCCGGCGGTGGATGGCGCCTTTATCGTTGATGCGGTACTGCAGAACACTGCAGAATTCGACCAACCGTTCCCCTCTCTCGATCTGGTATTTACCGATGTCGGTGACAAGCCGGTAGCCGCCAGGCGATTTCACCCCGCCGAATACCTGGCTGGAGAGATGGCGGGCAAAACCCAGATGCCCAGCCAGAAATCTGTTCACATCGTCCTAGAGATCGTCGATCCGGGCCCCGATGCCGTGGGTTACCGCATCGAAATCGCAAAGTGA
- the prmA gene encoding 50S ribosomal protein L11 methyltransferase, whose translation MPWLQLRINTTRELAPRVEYAMAKSGSLAVTLQDNADHPIFEPALGETPLWQETRIVGLFEADTDTAAILELVLKKSGLSEAQHQWHILEDKDWEREWMTHYQPIQCGPAFWICPSWTAPPDPNAVNLMLDPGLAFGTGTHPTTFLCLQWLAGENLNNKTVIDYGCGSGILGIGALLLGAASVTGTDIDPQALMATQDNVKRNNLPAASFPVYFPDNCPAEPVDFMLANILAGPLVELAPTLSALLKPGGRLCLSGVLETQKDDLLAAYEATVEIEQVLQREEWICITGTRRALKSAKE comes from the coding sequence ATGCCCTGGCTACAATTGCGCATCAACACCACCCGCGAACTGGCGCCGCGCGTTGAATACGCCATGGCAAAATCCGGGTCCCTCGCGGTTACTTTACAAGACAACGCAGACCACCCCATCTTCGAACCCGCTCTCGGCGAAACGCCCCTCTGGCAGGAAACCCGTATAGTCGGTCTGTTTGAAGCCGATACCGACACCGCAGCCATACTCGAACTGGTACTAAAAAAGTCCGGCCTGAGTGAAGCTCAGCATCAGTGGCACATCCTTGAAGACAAAGACTGGGAACGGGAATGGATGACACATTACCAGCCCATCCAATGTGGCCCGGCTTTCTGGATCTGCCCCAGCTGGACGGCGCCCCCCGACCCGAATGCGGTCAACCTGATGCTCGACCCAGGCCTGGCATTTGGTACAGGCACCCACCCAACGACCTTTTTATGCCTGCAGTGGCTGGCCGGGGAAAACCTCAACAATAAAACAGTGATCGATTACGGGTGCGGCTCCGGCATTCTTGGAATAGGTGCGTTATTGCTTGGCGCTGCCTCAGTTACGGGTACCGATATCGACCCGCAAGCACTGATGGCCACCCAGGACAACGTAAAACGTAACAACTTGCCCGCCGCGAGCTTCCCTGTTTACTTCCCCGACAATTGCCCGGCGGAACCGGTCGACTTTATGCTGGCCAATATTCTTGCCGGTCCACTGGTAGAGCTTGCCCCCACACTGTCGGCGCTGCTTAAGCCCGGTGGCCGCCTGTGTCTTTCGGGTGTCCTCGAAACTCAAAAAGACGACCTGCTGGCCGCCTACGAAGCCACCGTCGAGATCGAACAGGTGCTTCAACGTGAAGAATGGATCTGTATCACCGGCACACGACGGGCGCTCAAATCCGCAAAGGAATAA
- the accC gene encoding acetyl-CoA carboxylase biotin carboxylase subunit, whose amino-acid sequence MFNKVLIANRGEIALRILRACRELDIPTVAVYSKADRDLKHVRLADESVCIGPNASTESYLNVPAIIAAMEVTDAVAVHPGYGFLAENADFAERVQKSGFVFIGPDADVIRLMGDKVSAIEAMKKAGVPTVPGSGGPLPGDPETCLEIARRIGFPVIIKAAAGGGGRGMRVVHTEASLWNSIQVTKSEAKAAFGDDTVYMEKFLQNPRHVEVQIISDGQGNTVHLYDRDCSLQRRHQKVLEEAPAPGIPDEVRQEVYQSCVHACNEIGYRGAGTFEFLYEDGRFYFIEMNTRIQVEHPVSEMITGVDLIKEQIRVCSGAKLSLKQEDITIKGHAIECRINAEDPKTFMPSPGLVESYHAPGGLGVRMDSHLYSGYRVPPYYDSMIAKVITHAETRREALRRMEGALDELVITGIKTNTPLQKDLVRDEAFIEGGVNIHYLEKKLGL is encoded by the coding sequence ATGTTTAACAAAGTCCTCATTGCCAACCGGGGCGAGATCGCACTGCGCATTCTGCGCGCCTGTCGCGAACTCGATATCCCAACCGTGGCGGTCTACTCCAAAGCTGACCGCGATCTAAAACATGTGCGCCTGGCGGACGAATCTGTATGTATCGGCCCCAACGCGTCAACAGAAAGTTACCTGAACGTCCCCGCTATTATTGCTGCCATGGAAGTAACCGACGCCGTTGCTGTGCACCCTGGCTACGGCTTTCTGGCAGAAAATGCTGATTTCGCTGAGCGTGTACAGAAAAGCGGGTTCGTTTTTATTGGCCCGGATGCAGATGTTATTCGCCTGATGGGCGACAAAGTATCCGCAATCGAAGCAATGAAAAAAGCAGGCGTACCTACAGTGCCCGGCTCCGGCGGACCGCTGCCCGGCGACCCGGAAACCTGCCTGGAAATTGCGCGCCGCATCGGTTTCCCGGTGATTATCAAGGCGGCGGCTGGCGGTGGCGGCCGCGGTATGCGCGTTGTCCACACCGAAGCCAGCTTGTGGAATTCGATTCAGGTGACCAAGTCCGAAGCGAAAGCGGCTTTTGGCGACGATACCGTGTACATGGAAAAATTCCTGCAGAACCCACGTCATGTGGAAGTGCAGATTATTTCCGATGGCCAGGGCAACACAGTCCATCTTTACGATCGCGACTGCTCGTTACAGCGCCGCCACCAAAAAGTTTTGGAGGAAGCGCCAGCGCCAGGTATTCCTGACGAAGTGCGACAGGAAGTCTATCAATCCTGCGTGCACGCCTGTAATGAAATTGGCTATCGCGGTGCCGGCACCTTCGAGTTTTTGTACGAAGACGGTCGCTTCTACTTTATTGAGATGAATACCCGTATTCAGGTGGAGCACCCCGTATCGGAAATGATCACTGGTGTCGATCTGATTAAAGAGCAAATTCGCGTTTGCTCGGGCGCAAAACTCAGCCTCAAGCAAGAAGACATCACGATTAAAGGCCATGCGATTGAGTGCCGTATTAACGCGGAAGACCCCAAAACCTTTATGCCGTCACCTGGCTTAGTCGAAAGCTATCATGCACCTGGTGGTTTAGGTGTGCGTATGGATTCTCACCTTTACTCAGGTTATCGGGTACCGCCCTATTACGATTCCATGATCGCCAAAGTCATCACCCACGCGGAAACGCGCCGTGAAGCCTTGCGCCGCATGGAAGGTGCGCTCGACGAACTGGTGATTACCGGCATCAAGACCAACACCCCGCTGCAAAAAGACCTGGTTCGCGATGAAGCCTTCATTGAAGGTGGAGTCAATATCCACTACCTTGAGAAAAAGCTCGGCCTCTAA
- the accB gene encoding acetyl-CoA carboxylase biotin carboxyl carrier protein: MDIRKIKKLIELLEESNVEELEIKEGEESVRISRGGARSAAAPMQTVFQPAPVAAAPAPAPAAAAPAPSEEKAPEVSGHKVVSPMVGTFYRSPSPGASAFVEIGQSVKAGDVVCIVEAMKMMNQIEADKSGVVEAILVEDGEPVEYDQPLLVIN, encoded by the coding sequence ATGGACATTCGCAAAATTAAAAAACTGATCGAATTGTTGGAGGAATCCAACGTCGAAGAACTGGAAATTAAAGAAGGCGAAGAATCTGTTCGCATCAGCCGTGGTGGCGCACGCTCAGCCGCTGCGCCCATGCAAACGGTATTTCAGCCTGCACCGGTTGCCGCGGCACCTGCACCAGCCCCTGCGGCCGCTGCACCCGCTCCGAGTGAAGAAAAAGCCCCTGAAGTGTCAGGCCACAAAGTGGTGTCCCCCATGGTTGGCACCTTCTACCGCTCACCAAGCCCCGGCGCCTCAGCCTTTGTCGAAATTGGCCAGTCAGTAAAAGCGGGCGACGTAGTCTGCATCGTTGAAGCGATGAAGATGATGAACCAGATTGAAGCCGACAAATCCGGTGTGGTGGAAGCGATTCTGGTGGAAGATGGAGAACCGGTAGAGTACGACCAACCTCTGCTCGTCATTAACTAA
- the aroQ gene encoding type II 3-dehydroquinate dehydratase produces the protein MATILVLHGPNLNLLGTREPEIYGRETLADIDQKLMTLCLERGHHLHFLQSNAEYELIDRIHDARREGVNFIVINPAAFTHTSVALRDALAGVGIPFVECHLSNVFSREAFRHHSYFSDIAVGVVCGFGSQSYELALQAAFNYLDKNTPE, from the coding sequence ATGGCAACTATTCTGGTGCTTCACGGGCCAAACCTTAACTTACTAGGCACCCGGGAACCCGAAATCTACGGGCGCGAAACCCTTGCAGATATCGACCAGAAACTTATGACGCTTTGCCTTGAGCGGGGCCATCATCTGCATTTTCTGCAAAGCAACGCCGAATACGAGTTGATAGACCGAATCCACGACGCGCGCCGGGAAGGCGTCAACTTTATCGTGATCAACCCCGCTGCATTTACGCACACCAGTGTCGCCCTGCGCGATGCGCTTGCGGGCGTCGGCATCCCTTTCGTTGAATGCCACTTATCGAATGTGTTCAGCCGTGAAGCTTTCCGCCACCACTCCTATTTTTCCGACATCGCGGTCGGTGTGGTCTGCGGGTTTGGCTCACAAAGCTACGAGCTCGCGCTGCAAGCGGCATTCAACTATCTGGATAAAAACACGCCCGAATAA